The sequence below is a genomic window from Maridesulfovibrio bastinii DSM 16055.
CGCTGTATATTCAAAGAGATGTCTGCCATTTATAAAAAAAAGTCTGAATAATAATAATTTTCAGATAATTAATTTTTTCTCTGAGGTGGTTGTGTCAAAAATACCCACTACTGAGCTTCAAAAACACGATCCTAAATTGGAATCATTTATAAACGTCAACACTCCTGAAGATTTGAAAGCAGCCTGTGAAAGAGCCGGAGATTCTTGCAAATGACCAAAAGCAATGTGAATCGGATGGAAGCTCTGCAACTTTTAATGGAAGCCACAGACAGAACTGCAACATCCAGTACAAAAGTAATAGAAGCTCAAGGCCTTGTGGCTGCTGAAAATGTTTATTCACCGCTGAACCTTCCTGAATCACCACGTTCGGCAATGGATGGTTATGCGGTAATCGCTGCGGATACTGTCGGAGCTGCGGAGACAACAAGAATCTCCCTTGAATGTATCGGCGAAATAAGACCCTCCGGTGGAAATATAAGCAGCCTGAATCCTGGTCAGGCCTGTAGAATACTCACCGGCGGAATTCTGCCGCCACCGGCTGATGCTGTTATCCCGTTTGAGCATGTTCAGTCGGAAAACAGTAAAATTATTATCTCAGCCGAAGTTAAAAAAAATTTTTCAACTCGTCTTATCGGTTCGGATATAAGTATAAATTCAAAAATAATCGGCAAAGGGGAACAGTTTTCCCCTTCACATTGTTCGCTGATCTCCTACGCTGGCATAAAAGAGATTCTATCCTACGACACGCCTTCAGTACTGGTTATAGCTGTCGGCAATGAATTATGTGATCCGCTTGGAGAAAATATTTCAGGCAAAATTCCGGCAGATAATCTGATTTTATTAAAAACAATGTGCGCGGCACAGGGGTTTCACAAAGTTACAGTAAAAGTCTGTGCCAATGAAAAAGAAGCTATCATGGAGATGATAAGCAGCGGCATGGGACATGACCTCATAATCACCACAGGAGGAACCGGACCCGGCCAGCGGGATATAGTAATGCAGGCGGCCTGTAGTGCCGGCTGCCAACCCTTATTCAAAGGCA
It includes:
- a CDS encoding molybdopterin molybdotransferase MoeA; protein product: MTKSNVNRMEALQLLMEATDRTATSSTKVIEAQGLVAAENVYSPLNLPESPRSAMDGYAVIAADTVGAAETTRISLECIGEIRPSGGNISSLNPGQACRILTGGILPPPADAVIPFEHVQSENSKIIISAEVKKNFSTRLIGSDISINSKIIGKGEQFSPSHCSLISYAGIKEILSYDTPSVLVIAVGNELCDPLGENISGKIPADNLILLKTMCAAQGFHKVTVKVCANEKEAIMEMISSGMGHDLIITTGGTGPGQRDIVMQAACSAGCQPLFKGIRIHPAKSVFACVKDKTAVIGLPGPPNAVQLSFHFLIKPLLAYMKGLTAFNYEFKARLLKAIKRSAETERLWLCSLHTSDGSFRVMPLDDRSISVRQTMCCAHGIIALSPGLSPAEENEEVTFIPFLMPNLV